The Bacteroides fragilis NCTC 9343 genome includes the window ACCGCTATTGGGCGGACGGTTATCGAATGTACCGGAGCACATCGTGGGACGGCTAAAACAACGACGTCCCGAAGACAGTGTGGCATCGTGGGCATTCCGCTTCGCCGGTTCACCGGAATTGGTACTGACCGTATTGAGCGGTATGACTTATATGGAGCACTTACAGGATAACATCCGCACTTATTCACCACTGGTTCCGCTGACCGATGACGACAAAGAGTATCTGGAAGAAACCGCGCAACTGATGATGCAATACCCTACCATCCCCTGTAATGACTGTAAATATTGCATGCCCTGTCCATACGGCATCGATATTCCTGCCATTCTCGTACATTACAACAAGTGTGTCAACGAAGGGAATATTCCGCAAAGCCAGACAAGTGAAAACTACAAAGAAGCACGACGCGCTTTCCTTGTAGGCTACGACCGCAGTGTACCTAAATTGCGACAAGCCAGTCATTGCATCGGATGCAACCAATGTACCCCGCATTGTCCGCAATCCATCCACATACCGGAAGAACTGCATCGCATCGATCGTTTTGTAGAACAGCTCAAGCAGGGGACACTATGATGGAAAAGATAATTGATCTTCTACACTCCGGAGGATATTCCTGTGTCATCGGAAACGGAACAGAGATACGAACCTTCACCCAACGGGGCGTTGCCGATTTATATGACTTATTTCGGCAAGACCCCTCCTTTATGAAAGGAGCCTGCATCGCCGACAAGGTAATTGGAAAAGCAGCAGCAGGTCTAATGGTATTGGGAGGAATCCGACAGGTATACGCGGATGTTATCAGCCAACCTGCACTTGCACTCCTGCACAATGCCAATATAGAGGTAAGTTATGTACGGCTGGTGCCTTTCATCGAAAACCGGGATAAAAGCGGATGGTGTCCGTTGGAAACAGCTTGCTATGGAATAGAATCCATACAGGAAATATTCCGGATCATCGAAAACTTCCTTTCCAAGATCAGGATGAAGAAAAACCTGCTCGGCATTCTATTGGTATGCGCTTTTCTCAGTTCATCTTTACAAGCACAAGTCCGGAAAGATACGACACAAGCAGGGCATAATTATGAAATAGACGGCGTGGTAGTGACCGGCACGAGGAATGAAACCGATATCCGTCACCTGCCAATGACAATCTCCGTGGTGAACCGTGAAACCATCAGGCAACGCTCCGAACCTTCCCTGCTCCCCACATTGACAGAACAGGTTCCCGGATTGTTCACCACCAGTCGTGGCGTGATGGGATATGGAGTGTCAAACGGTGCGGCAGGCGGTATCAGCCTGCGTGGTATAGGTGGCAGCCCCACTACAGGATTATTGGTATTGATTGACGGGCATCCCCAATACATGGGATTGATGGGACATCCCATTGCTGATGCTTACCAATCGATGCTGGCCGAGAAAGTGGAAGTTGTGCGCGGCCCCGCATCCGTACTTTATGGCTCGAATGCCATGGGTGGAGTAATCAACATCGTAACCCGCCGGCAACGGGAAGACGGAGTGAGAACCGGAGTCCGACTGGGATATGGTTCGTATGACACATGGATGACCGAAGCTACCAACCAAGTAAAAAAAGGACGTTTCAACAGCATTATCACCGGATCTTATAACCGGACAAACGGTCATCGCCCCAATATGGAATTTGAGCAATATGGGGGATATACGAGGTTGGGTTATGAACTGGATCACAGCTGGAACGTATCGGCCGATCTGAACCTGACACATTTCAATGCTTCCAATCCGGGAACTGTCAGTACACCGGTTT containing:
- a CDS encoding TonB-dependent receptor domain-containing protein: MMEKIIDLLHSGGYSCVIGNGTEIRTFTQRGVADLYDLFRQDPSFMKGACIADKVIGKAAAGLMVLGGIRQVYADVISQPALALLHNANIEVSYVRLVPFIENRDKSGWCPLETACYGIESIQEIFRIIENFLSKIRMKKNLLGILLVCAFLSSSLQAQVRKDTTQAGHNYEIDGVVVTGTRNETDIRHLPMTISVVNRETIRQRSEPSLLPTLTEQVPGLFTTSRGVMGYGVSNGAAGGISLRGIGGSPTTGLLVLIDGHPQYMGLMGHPIADAYQSMLAEKVEVVRGPASVLYGSNAMGGVINIVTRRQREDGVRTGVRLGYGSYDTWMTEATNQVKKGRFNSIITGSYNRTNGHRPNMEFEQYGGYTRLGYELDHSWNVSADLNLTHFNASNPGTVSTPVFDNDSRITRGMTSFALENRYERTSGALKFFYNWGKHHINDGYGTGEEPLDYRFNSKDRMMGISWYQSASLFSGNRLTAGIDYMQFGGEAWNRFIADKHKEGISDKSENEIAGYLDFRQAIGSYLTMDAGLRIDHHTVTGTEWIPQVGLSVQLPQDASLKAMASKGFRNPTIRELYMFRPANPDLLPERLWNYELSYSQRLLKGTFYYGVNLFYINGDNMIQTIRTDGRPLNVNTGKVENWGAEADIAYHIHPMWRLTANYSWLHMEHPLIAAPEHKLYTGIDFTQKKWSFSTGIQYVTGLYTAVVPQEKKENFLLWNLRGSYRICSIADLFVKGENLLAQRYEINAGYPMPKATCMGGININF